From the Macaca nemestrina isolate mMacNem1 chromosome 7, mMacNem.hap1, whole genome shotgun sequence genome, the window tcatgcctataattccagcacttttggaggctgaggcgggtggatcatttgaggccaggagttcaagaccagcctggccaacagagcgaaaccccatctctactaaaaaatacaaaaattagctgggtgtggtggcacacacctgtaatcccagctattcacgaggctaaggcaggagaatcgcttgaacccaagaggtaaaGGTtccagtcagccaagatcatgccagtgcactccagcctggatgacagagcaagactccatctcaaaagaaaaaaaaaaaaaaaaaaagattcttcagtcagcctgtagtcccagctatttgggaggctgaggtgggaggataacttgaaccCAATAGGTTGAAGCTATAATcctgcctgtgaatagccactgcatgccagtctgggcaagatggcaagaacctgtctcagaaaaaaaaaatccttcagtcAGACTTATTCCTGATACTTGCCAAACCAATTTTTCCCACATCCATACCATTCATTCAAAATTCtgaatttaggctgggtgcagtagctcacacctataatcctagcactttaagaggctgaggtgggagcgttgcttgaggccaggagtttgaaactaccctagccaacatggcaagaccccatctctaattttaaaatataaaataaatttaaaaattaaaaatttaaaaaacagaaaattcctAATTTAGTAAAGTAACTTTAAATTCTACACttaatttacatacattttaattatatatatttaaaagtcttTCATTTTGTGTCTGATTGCTTTGATTTTGTGTGTGgttctgatatttaaaaatatttttatgttataatttcagttttatatAATAACATTAATTATTTCATATGTTCACTCAGTTTCTACTAATTTTTTATGATGAAAAATGATACAGTGTTTTCactttttctctgcattttcttcattcatcttcttttttatgggccagagtttcactcttgttgcccaagctggagtgcaatggtgcaatcttggctcactgtaacctctgcttcctgggttcaagcgattctcctgcctcagcctcagagtagctgggattacaggtgcatgccaccatgcctggctaattttttgtatttttagtagaaacggggttttactatgttagccagggtggtctcaaactcctgacctcaggtgatctgcctgccttggcctcccaaagtgctgagattacaggtttgagccactgtgcccggctttcattcattttctatCTCATATTAACCTAAAGTTTGATTTCTAAGTGATTATCCTTATGTAGGTAAATATCCTCTATTTCTGTTACTTGGTTTTTCAGCTTTGAGTAATGTCTTTGGTGCCTGGCTCTTACAGGTGACACAGTCAAGGAAGTTACTTCACTTGgttattttcttcccctttccactTTCATGCTGGCTCTGTTGTATCTGTATCGTCAGGGCATAGAACATTGACATTCTGATTTGCCATTCTAAACCCCACTTGATTTTAGTCTTGCTTCTACAGTTATATGTTAATATGCATCAATATATATGTTAATGTAAGTGAAATATATTTAGTGCTTATCGTCAGCTCTTTTGCTGTTGTTTCCTCAATCATCTTTTGGTTGACTGCATTTGTTCCCTGGTGATTTCCTCAAGCAGGGCCTGTGGGAACAGTATTCCTTTAGTCTTTGTATGCTAAAACATAATGTTCTTGGCTTAGCAATTTTCCAGAGGTTTCTTCAGGAGTGTAGTTGCCAGTGTTTTCTGAGATCTGCCTCCTCCATTCCATCTCTTCTCCTTGTCTGCTCTGCTCAGCTCCCGTGTCTTCGGCCAGTTTCCACCCAGGCCTCCATGAACCTGCAGCTCTTGTTGCATGTGGACTTATGGGTTTATAACCACGGGATGAGACCTTTGTCTACAGTAGCTGTGATTTTGCCAGCGTCTTGAGACCTGCTGAACAGCTCCACTCCCTGCGCACTGAGCTGTGGCCCTGTTTATTTCCCCATATCACTTTgctcctcctcagcttcccagtgTCTGCATCTGTTGGCTTTTGGAAGACGttatccttttgtttgttttttgagactagGTTTTATTTGCCTCCAGTTCACTAACAAaggattttgctttgtttatttcATGTTTACTTTAGTGGTTTTGATGATATcttggaggaaaagaggcaaatCACTGTTAAACGCAAATCACTGTTAATCAATGTTTGACGGGAAGTCCTTTAAAAGTGGGTGGCAGTATGATATAACAACAAAGAGCATGGGATTTGGAGCGAAATACACCCAGCTGCAAATCtgaactctgccacttactgactACCTGATGGTGGACAGATCGCATGCCTTCTTGTCATTGTTATCTCTAGAATGGGGCTGATTCTCCTAAGTATTCATACTGTATGAGGAATAAGTGGGATAATATCATGTACAGGGGCCTAGCATAGTGCTTTGCAAATACATGTTCAAAAGGGTAACATTATAATGTTTCATTAATTTCCTGGCATAGATGCCATTCAGAATTACTTTAATCCTCTCTGCTTTGATGGCATCCATTATTACCACTCACTCAGTGTTACTGGTGGAGGCCGGGACATTGAGGCCATTATTGGGACATCCTTTGGCACTGTCTCACTTCACCCATAATTCTATCCAAGGCAAGTAGTGCCACAGGAGAAGGACTGCTCTGGGAGCCCTGGGGAGAGGATATTCTCCTTCATATGGTAGGGGTGAGGGGTGGAATAAGCCATGAGCAACGTCTTTCAGGAAAGGCAGGATTTCTTCAGGAAGAGGTGGGAAGGGCAAGAGCTGGGTCTGGATGCTAGATATTCCCCAGTCCGGATACTGAGATCAGAGATTAGGGTAGGCGGGCATGGATGGGGCTTTGGGAATTTGTCACATGTCTTTGCCTCCCAACTTCCAGCAGACCTGAGAAACCAGGCAGCAAGATTCCCATCAGAGCAGTTGTGGATGAGGTCAGAGGAGGCTGGGATGCCAGATTGGAAAGAGATCTGAATGTCCATGTAGTTAAATCCTTGCTTTTGTCCCCGTGTTCTCAGGTCCTGGAATGCCAGACAACCATGGCTCCTACTGTGTCAGCCAGCAGCAGCTCTGATGTAGCTTCCATTGGTTGTAGCACCTCTGGAAGTCAAGGTATCTttgaacccatggatatggaaaCCCAGGAGGATGGGAGAACATCTGCTAACCAGAGACCTGGAAGCAAGAAGAATGTGCAGGCAGATGGGAAGATACAGGTGGATGGAAGGACCAGGGGAGACGGAACACAGATAGCCCAGAGGACATGGGCAGATAGGAACACACAGGTGTATGCTGGGACACAAGAAAGTAAGAGGCCACAGTCAGACAGGAGTGCACAGAAGGGCATGGTGACACAGGGAAGGGCAGAGACACAGCTAGAAACAGCACAGGCAGGTGAGAAGGtacaggaagacaggaaggccCAGGCAGATGAGGGCACACAGGAAGACAGAAGGATGCAGGAAGAGACGGGGATGCAGTCAGCAGGGAGTGCGCCCACAGCCACGGAAGGTCAGTCAAAGCAGGAGGCAGTGACCAGCCTTGGCCCACCATCCAGAACCCCCGAACTCCCACCTACAGAGGGTCCTAGAGCTCCTCCAAGTATTGAATGTTTTACACAGATCCCAGAAGGGTCTTGTATCCCAGAAAAACCTGGTTTCCTGCCCAGATCTGAGGAGGCAGCAGTAACAGCCTCCAGGAACCATGAGCAAACTGTGCTGGGTCCCCTGTCAGGGAACCTCATGCTCCCAGCACAACCGCCCCATGAAGGGAGTGTGGAgcaggtgggaggagagagatgcCAAGGGCCACAGTCATCAGGGCCAGTCGAGGCCAAGCAGGAGGACAGCCCGTTCCAGTGCCCCGAGGAGGAGCAGCCAGGGGGAGTGCCGTGTGTGGATCAGGGTGGCTGTCCTCCAGCTGGCCTGAGCCAGGAGGTACCCACAATGCCTTCTCTTCCTGGAACTGGGCTGACTGCTAGCCCAAAGGAGGGGCTGAGCAGTACCCTGACTTCTCAGCACAGGAGCTCAGCTGCCTTCCTGCCCTCTGAGGATCAGGCCCTGATGAGTTCTGCCCCAACACTGCACCTGGGGCCAGGGACCCCCACTCAGAGTCACCCACCAGAAACCATGGCCACCAGCAATGAGGGGGCCTGTGCCCAGGTATCAGATGTGGAGGGGCGGACCCCAGGTCCCCGGAGCTGTGACCCTGGCCTCATAGATTCCCTGAAGAACTACCTGCTTCTGCTGTTAAAGCTGTCCAGCACAGAGACGAGTGGAGCAGGGGGAGAGTCCCAGGTCGGGGCAGCTACCGGAGGTCTGGCGCCCTCAGCCACTCTGACACCCACTGTGGAAGTGGCTGGGCTGAGTCCCCGGACATCGAGGCGTATCCTGGAGCGTGTGGAGAACAACCACCTGGTGCAGAGTGCACAGACCCTGCTACTGAGCCCCTGTACCTCCCGCCGCCTCACTGGCCTCCTGGACCGCGAGGTGCAGGCTGGCCGCCAGGCCCTTGCTGCTGCCCGAGGCTCCTGGGGTCCTGGTCCCAGCTCCCTCACTGTCCCTGCCATTGTGGTAGACGAGGAGGGCCCTGGGCTGGCCTCAGAAGGAGCCAGTGAGGGTGAGGGAGAGGTTTCCCTTGAGGGGCCTGGCCTCCTGGGGGCCTCTCAGGAGAGCAGCACGGGTGATCGGCTGGGGGAGGCAGGTGGGCAGGCAGTCCCTGGGCAGGGACCCTCAACAGAGAGCATAGCCCAGGAACCCTCCCAAGAGGAGAAGTTCCCCGGGGAGGCTCTGACAGGTCTCCCGGCAGCTACACCTGAGGAACTGGCTCTAGGGGCCCGGAGGAAGAGATTTCTCCCTAAGGTCAGAGCAGCAGGAGATGGGGAGGTGACCACACCTGAAGAAAGGGAGAGCCCCACGGTTTCCCCCCGGGGGCCCAGGAAAAGCCTGGTGCCTGGGTCCCCAGGGACTCCAGGGCGGGAGAGACGCTCCCCTACGCAGGGCAGAAAGGCGACCATGCTGGAGGTGCCTCGGGCAGAGGAGGAGCTGGCGGCAGGAGacctcagccccagccccaagGCTGGCGGTCTGAACACAGAGCTGGCCCTGGATGAAGGCAAGCAGGAGACACTGGCCAAGCCCAGGAAAGCCAAAGACCTGCTGAAAGGTGAGCAATGGGGAGGGAGGCGGGGGATGACTTCACAGGACAGGGCGGCCATGGAGCCACGGACAGCACACCGCTGCTGCTGCTAACAGCACCACCCGATGACAGATAGCATATCCCTCCTCAGGATTCACAAATTACCTTGGTAAAGGTACCCTTCTCTCACAGCCTTTGGAATCTGAAAGGCCTAGTTCTTGTTTTGCTTCTGCCACTCCATAGAGTGGAGATAACAGTACCACCTTTGCAATGGCGTGAGGCTTAAATGGGATGGAATagataaagtgcttagcacagggcctggcttcAGTAGTGTTCTAGTTCTCCATCATCACCAATCCCCCTTTACAGAGTTGTCGCATGATTACAGAATGGTGGGGACAGGATTCAAATGCAGGCTTCTAGAGTTAGGGACCTAGAATGCAAACTGAAGTTCCTGTCTCAACTGCTGTCTGGGTCCTCAGCTGGGAGCCCCTCCCAGCCTGGGGTCAAGGTGGAGTAGGGGCTTCTGTCTAGCTGAGATGTGTGTTTTGGGGGTCAGGGCAGAAGCCTGAGATATAGGCAGGAGGCACCTGGGGGCTGTGAGGCACCTTGGTAGGTCTGCGTGGAGACTTGAATCCTGTTTTCTCCCAGCCTTTCCCACCAAGGACACCCAGGAAAGCAAGGATATGGCCAGAGGAGAGGTGGTGTTCCCCTCTTGACTGGACCCTGCTCTCAGCCCCACAGGTCATCCGGAAGATTCGGGTGGAGCAGTTTCCTGATGCCTCCGGTAGCCTGAAACTCTGGTGCCAGTTTTTCAACATTCTTAGTGACTCAGTCTTGACATGGGCCAAGGATCAGTGCCCAGTGGGCGAGGTGGGCAGGAGGTAAGCCAACGATACCACCATCACCTGACCTGGCTCCCTGATTGCAGTAATACTGTTGGGCACTATCCTAGCGCTTTGAGCCTATCGCctcattaatcctcacaataaccagGGGAGGTCCTTTTATTTCCATAgtagagatgagaaaatggaggctcagCATTCTTTAAACCACTtgtccaaagccacacagctagtaagtgtcaGGACTGCAAACCAGATCTGTGGGCTTCAGTACCAGCTCTTGGCCCTGGAATTGTGCTGCTTCCCCAGAGTTCTCAGAGCTGGGGTTCTCAGCAGCCTCTGAGAGTGGGCTCCAAGGGTGCTTAGGACCACAGTCTGCCCCCATGCCATGGTGATGGCCCTTATGAGTAGGCTCTCCAATCTGCAGCGCAGGGGATGAGGGGCCGGCGGCCTTGGCCATCGTGCAGGCCTCCCCCGTAGACTGCGGCGTGTATCGGTGCACCATCCACAACGAGCACGGCTCGGCCTCCACCgacttctgcctcagccctgaGGGTGAGTGTGCCCCGCGGCCCGGGGTCTTAGCCTGGCCTGGCTCCTGGGGGGTGGGCAGCCGTCATCTTTGAGAGAAGGCACTCTCTCGGCACAGCAGCCTGAAGGCgctgctttcttctttttctgtatctagTGTTGTCAGGATTCATCTCCAGAGAAGAAGGTGAAGGTATGGTGCCCCCCAGGGAAGGTGGGGTGGTCCTACCCCTGCCATCTGCAGGGAGGACCCTCTTTAAGGGCTTGGAGTCTGATCCCAATCCACATACTGCTCCCCTTTGTCTCCTAGTTTAGGATATGGCTTGGGGAGATGATAGAGGAGGACTGCTGTATCAGAAGGTTGTGGGGGAAGAAGTGGCCAAGGGGGCCACTGCACCGGAGTTAGTTCACCCTTGTGCCCTTTGTCCATGTCAGAGTCTTTGATCCAGGGCAGAACCAGCCACCAGGGCATGTCTTGTCCTGCCAGCTCCTACCCAGGATTTCTCACAGTACTCTGTGGACCCCAGCATTAGATTCACACAGGgaacctgttagaaatgcagtTTCCTGGTCCCTGCTGCACTGCAGACATCTTTAATGACCTAGGAAGGACCTAGGAACATTGCATTTTCAGCAAACTCCCTGGTGATCATGAAATACCCACAAAGTTTGACACACATTTGAAGGGCTCAAATAGGGATGGATATGTACTGCTCCTGCAAGAGACAGGCTAAGGCTTGGGACTGTGAAGGCAACCAGTGATGAAAAGATGTTTAGAGCTGTACTTGCTAACAAATGCATTAAttccttcattcactcactcttttaATCACTCATTTATCCAACTAGTgactttgttttgagatggagtctcactgccacccaggctggagtgcagtggcatgatcttggctcactgcaacctctgcttcctgggttcaagcaattctcgtgcctcagtctccccagtagctgggattacagatgtgtaccaccacactcagctcatttttgtatttttagtagagacaggtttcaccatgtttgccagtctggtctcaaactcctgacctcaagggatccgcctgcgttggcctcccgaagtgccaaTTAGTGACTTTTGTTTAGTAATCAAATAAAGTTTAATCAATATCAAATATAACCTCAACctcaaaactaaataataattatttaatatcatCAAACATCCAGTCAGATTTCCCCAAATGTCTCATATACGTTGGTTTATTTGAATCAGGAACCACTCATTGCTTTTGGCTGATGCAGCTACCAAGTCTCTCTTAATATTTAACAGTTTCTTCtactttatttgttttcttcctttgccaTGTATTTGTTAAAGTCACTGGTATAGAATTTCTAACATTCTGGATTTTGTTGATTGTGTTCCCATTTAACATGCTCCCCCATGCACATGCGTCTTCTAAATTGGTAATCAGATTTAGACGTTCGGTCAGATTcaggtgtgatttttttttttgcaagaataACTCACAGGTGCTGTGTATACCTTTTGCATACTATCTGGAGGCACATAATGTCAGATTGTTTTCGTTTTAGTAATGTTAAGATTGGTAATTGGTTCATTCCGGTGGTATCTGTGTGATTCATcccattttaaagttaaaaacaatctGATACAAACCCTATTGTTATCTAGGGGTTTTAGCAGTCACTGATTATTGCCTAAATCTATTATTTCATTAGCAGTTGCAACATGGAGATAGTTTAATTtgatcttttcttcttcattcattagctgatttttttctgtaaaaagggGATGATTATTTGGTTATCTCAATACATAAGTTCCAACAGGAAATGAAGGATAAATATTTGCTCTTTTCCCTTTAGTTACTAGAATAATGAGTTGGTGCCCTACCATTTTCCATAGGTGACCAGTGAGGTTATTGTTTGAGGGAGgagattggatttttttttttttttgggtcaCCACTATGAATACATGGATTTTTAACATATGTGATATATTCAACATGTTGCAGTAATTATTTTTGTTGCCAAGATTGTTTCCTTTTTGGCCCAAGGGAGCCCCTTCAGGTTGGCCCCTGTGTCCTTCTGCCAAGTCTCTAATAGCTTTTGCTAGCTCTCTTGCTTTCTGGTCTCACACGATATTTCAGGTCCTTGCTGTACACTTTCTGCCTAGACCTGGAATCAACCATTTCTTTAGAAAGCTCTAGTTTCCCTTTAATGGGAAATTATATTTAACAGTCACAATTTGGGCACTCACTGCTGCTGGATTTGTCCTGCAAACTTTTTGTTTCAGTCAAACATGTTGGTTGAAATGGAGTCATGTATTCATCTAATCAAAACAATGAATTCTAAAACAAAGTAATTCTGGTATTCTGTATTGATTGCTATTGCCACAGAAAACCCCTGCCTTCCACAAACGCATCCTTTGTGGAAGGCAGGGGTTATGTGATGGATACCACACGGGTATCACTAGATGGCAGGGGTTGAATCAAGTAGAGTTTCTGCCCCAAGGAGCTCATAGTCTGGTAGGGACTCAATGTGCCCAAAGAGCAGGCGTGAACAGAAAGTGAGCCCAGCAGGTTGGCAGGGTGGGAGGCTCTTCTGGCCTTTTCCTTCCCTGCAAGCCCCACGTTGGTCAGACAGGAGCTCCTGGTGTCCCACATTTCTCCTGTTCCCCTTCAGTTGGAGAAGAGATTGAGATGACCCCTATGGTATTTGCTAAGGGTCTGGCTGACTCTGGCTGCTGGGGGGACAAGCTCTTTGGGCGACTGGTAAGCGAGGAGCTCCGAGGGGGTGGATATGGGTGTGTCCTTCGGAAGGCCTCCCAGGCCAAGGTCATCTACGGACTGGAACCCATCTTCGAGTCGGGCCGCACGTGCATCATCAAGGTGTCCAGCCTGCTTGTGTTTGGGCCCAGCAGTGAGACTTCTCTCGTGGGCAGAAACTACGATGTCACCATCCAGGTACTATGTCCCATCTTCACGCCCCATCCCTTTACTCACTCACCCCCTACCCTTTCCCAGCCCAGGTCCTGTTGGGATGCCCAGTATCAAGGCAGAAGGCATCTCAATCTCAACCTTAGGAGGCTCCTAGGATGGACCTTGTGGAAGGCCTGAGATGCAGCCCAGAATTCAGATGCTTGGCCTCAGAGAGCTTGAGAGCTTCAAAACAACTTGGGCCATAGTTTTCAAACTCTGTATTTACAGCAGAAACCTTCCCCCTGCTCCATACATAATCTCTCATGGAAGCCTTGTTTATATGTGGGATGAAAGGGGTGTGCTGTGGGTGGGGTGGACCGTCTTCCTGGTTCTCCACAGAGTGGTCTCTGGGGCACTGTCACATATCATTAGAACTCCTGAAAATAGTTTGGAAATCACTTTGAAAATCTCAGTTTGAAAAGAAGTCGAAAGCCACTTGTTatacaaaagaggaaaatgaggtgcagagtggggagcagggaggagtAAGCCCTTCCTCCCCCAGGGCTGGGATCCTCCTCTCGGTTCCCTAACAGAATAGGGGTAGACACAGTGGAGGACTGGGGAATTTCTTTGCTGACCATATTTGGTTCCCTCATCCACAGGGGTGCAAGATCCAGAACATGAGTAGGGAGTACTGCAAAATCTTCGCAGCAGAAGCCCGGGCCGCACCTGGCTTTGGGGAGGTGCCTGAGTAAGTACGCGGTGAGGAGGACGTGCAGTGTGCAGCACTGTTGCCTTGGGCTTCTGCAAAGACAGTGATTTCACAGCCTCCCAGGGGCAACCTGGGTTATGCCCATGTGCAGATAGGCTCACAGCCCCGTGCTCAGCTCAGTGGCCTCACAAAAATCTAGAAATAGAGACCTCATTTACTTCCCACTTGAGAAAAGCCTCTGCTCTGGACTTGAGTCTCCTCCTGCCCACCCCAGTTCCTCATTCTTTAGCGCCGATGTTGCTGATTGCAGAGTTTGGGCACAGCAGTTTCTGGGACTCCATGAAGGTGATGGGGTGGGCTAAGCTAGACAGGCTGGTCAGGACCCTTCTGTGGTAGGCAGGCGGAGTCAGTGTGGAT encodes:
- the LOC105464710 gene encoding alpha-protein kinase 3 isoform X3 → MGSRRAPSRGWGAGGRSGAGGDGEDDGPVWIPSPASRSYLLSVRPETRSTFCSIIAQLTEETQPLFETTLKSRAVCEDSDVRFTCIVTGYPEPEVTWYKDDTELDRYCGLPKYEITHQGNRHTLQLYRCREEDAAIYQASAQNSKGIVSCSGVLEVGTMTEYKIHQRWFAKLKRKAAAKLREIEQSWKHEKAAPGEADTLRKLSPDRFQRKRRLSGAEALDPSVPTREPEGGTLAVWQEGETESAQHSGLGLINSFASGEVTTNGEAAPENGEDGEHGLLTYICDAMELGPQRVLKEESGAKKKKKDEESKQGLRKPELEKAARSRLSSENCIPSSDEPDSCGTQGPAGVEQVQTQPRGRAARGPGSSSTDSTRKPTSAVGTPDKAQKAPAPALAPGPGPGPGQEMYFSLKDMYLENTRAVRLPGEDGPQTLSVQAPGESLKGKAPIGARDEGVPGAPGQPTHSFTPQPTRPFNRKRFAPPKPKGEATTDSKPISSLSQAPECGAQSLGKAPPQASVQVPTPPARRRHGTRDSPLQGQAGHRTPGEVLECQTTMAPTVSASSSSDVASIGCSTSGSQGIFEPMDMETQEDGRTSANQRPGSKKNVQADGKIQVDGRTRGDGTQIAQRTWADRNTQVYAGTQESKRPQSDRSAQKGMVTQGRAETQLETAQAGEKVQEDRKAQADEGTQEDRRMQEETGMQSAGSAPTATEGQSKQEAVTSLGPPSRTPELPPTEGPRAPPSIECFTQIPEGSCIPEKPGFLPRSEEAAVTASRNHEQTVLGPLSGNLMLPAQPPHEGSVEQVGGERCQGPQSSGPVEAKQEDSPFQCPEEEQPGGVPCVDQGGCPPAGLSQEVPTMPSLPGTGLTASPKEGLSSTLTSQHRSSAAFLPSEDQALMSSAPTLHLGPGTPTQSHPPETMATSNEGACAQVSDVEGRTPGPRSCDPGLIDSLKNYLLLLLKLSSTETSGAGGESQVGAATGGLAPSATLTPTVEVAGLSPRTSRRILERVENNHLVQSAQTLLLSPCTSRRLTGLLDREVQAGRQALAAARGSWGPGPSSLTVPAIVVDEEGPGLASEGASEGEGEVSLEGPGLLGASQESSTGDRLGEAGGQAVPGQGPSTESIAQEPSQEEKFPGEALTGLPAATPEELALGARRKRFLPKVRAAGDGEVTTPEERESPTVSPRGPRKSLVPGSPGTPGRERRSPTQGRKATMLEVPRAEEELAAGDLSPSPKAGGLNTELALDEGKQETLAKPRKAKDLLKAPQVIRKIRVEQFPDASGSLKLWCQFFNILSDSVLTWAKDQCPVGEVGRSAGDEGPAALAIVQASPVDCGVYRCTIHNEHGSASTDFCLSPEVLSGFISREEGEVGEEIEMTPMVFAKGLADSGCWGDKLFGRLVSEELRGGGYGCVLRKASQAKVIYGLEPIFESGRTCIIKVSSLLVFGPSSETSLVGRNYDVTIQGCKIQNMSREYCKIFAAEARAAPGFGEVPEIIPLYLIYRPANNIPYATLEEDLGKPLESYCSREWGSAGAVTASSSSEAMQKCQTFQHWLYQWTNGSFLVTDLAGVDWKMTDVQIATKLRGYQGLKESCFPALLDRFASSHQCNAYCELLGLTPLKGPEVAHPQAKAKGSKSPSAGRKGSQLSPQPQKKGLPSPQGTRKSAASSKAAPQASEPVAAQLLGQPPTQEEGSKAQGMR
- the LOC105464710 gene encoding alpha-protein kinase 3 isoform X1 — translated: MGSRRAPSRGWGAGGRSGAGGDGEDDGPVWIPSPASRSYLLSVRPETSLSSNRLSHPSSGRSTFCSIIAQLTEETQPLFETTLKSRAVCEDSDVRFTCIVTGYPEPEVTWYKDDTELDRYCGLPKYEITHQGNRHTLQLYRCREEDAAIYQASAQNSKGIVSCSGVLEVGTMTEYKIHQRWFAKLKRKAAAKLREIEQSWKHEKAAPGEADTLRKLSPDRFQRKRRLSGAEALDPSVPTREPEGGTLAVWQEGETESAQHSGLGLINSFASGEVTTNGEAAPENGEDGEHGLLTYICDAMELGPQRVLKEESGAKKKKKDEESKQGLRKPELEKAARSRLSSENCIPSSDEPDSCGTQGPAGVEQVQTQPRGRAARGPGSSSTDSTRKPTSAVGTPDKAQKAPAPALAPGPGPGPGQEMYFSLKDMYLENTRAVRLPGEDGPQTLSVQAPGESLKGKAPIGARDEGVPGAPGQPTHSFTPQPTRPFNRKRFAPPKPKGEATTDSKPISSLSQAPECGAQSLGKAPPQASVQVPTPPARRRHGTRDSPLQGQAGHRTPGEVLECQTTMAPTVSASSSSDVASIGCSTSGSQGIFEPMDMETQEDGRTSANQRPGSKKNVQADGKIQVDGRTRGDGTQIAQRTWADRNTQVYAGTQESKRPQSDRSAQKGMVTQGRAETQLETAQAGEKVQEDRKAQADEGTQEDRRMQEETGMQSAGSAPTATEGQSKQEAVTSLGPPSRTPELPPTEGPRAPPSIECFTQIPEGSCIPEKPGFLPRSEEAAVTASRNHEQTVLGPLSGNLMLPAQPPHEGSVEQVGGERCQGPQSSGPVEAKQEDSPFQCPEEEQPGGVPCVDQGGCPPAGLSQEVPTMPSLPGTGLTASPKEGLSSTLTSQHRSSAAFLPSEDQALMSSAPTLHLGPGTPTQSHPPETMATSNEGACAQVSDVEGRTPGPRSCDPGLIDSLKNYLLLLLKLSSTETSGAGGESQVGAATGGLAPSATLTPTVEVAGLSPRTSRRILERVENNHLVQSAQTLLLSPCTSRRLTGLLDREVQAGRQALAAARGSWGPGPSSLTVPAIVVDEEGPGLASEGASEGEGEVSLEGPGLLGASQESSTGDRLGEAGGQAVPGQGPSTESIAQEPSQEEKFPGEALTGLPAATPEELALGARRKRFLPKVRAAGDGEVTTPEERESPTVSPRGPRKSLVPGSPGTPGRERRSPTQGRKATMLEVPRAEEELAAGDLSPSPKAGGLNTELALDEGKQETLAKPRKAKDLLKAPQVIRKIRVEQFPDASGSLKLWCQFFNILSDSVLTWAKDQCPVGEVGRSAGDEGPAALAIVQASPVDCGVYRCTIHNEHGSASTDFCLSPEVLSGFISREEGEVGEEIEMTPMVFAKGLADSGCWGDKLFGRLVSEELRGGGYGCVLRKASQAKVIYGLEPIFESGRTCIIKVSSLLVFGPSSETSLVGRNYDVTIQGCKIQNMSREYCKIFAAEARAAPGFGEVPEIIPLYLIYRPANNIPYATLEEDLGKPLESYCSREWGSAGAVTASSSSEAMQKCQTFQHWLYQWTNGSFLVTDLAGVDWKMTDVQIATKLRGYQGLKESCFPALLDRFASSHQCNAYCELLGLTPLKGPEVAHPQAKAKGSKSPSAGRKGSQLSPQPQKKGLPSPQGTRKSAASSKAAPQASEPVAAQLLGQPPTQEEGSKAQGMR
- the LOC105464710 gene encoding alpha-protein kinase 3 isoform X4, with the translated sequence MTEYKIHQRWFAKLKRKAAAKLREIEQSWKHEKAAPGEADTLRKLSPDRFQRKRRLSGAEALDPSVPTREPEGGTLAVWQEGETESAQHSGLGLINSFASGEVTTNGEAAPENGEDGEHGLLTYICDAMELGPQRVLKEESGAKKKKKDEESKQGLRKPELEKAARSRLSSENCIPSSDEPDSCGTQGPAGVEQVQTQPRGRAARGPGSSSTDSTRKPTSAVGTPDKAQKAPAPALAPGPGPGPGQEMYFSLKDMYLENTRAVRLPGEDGPQTLSVQAPGESLKGKAPIGARDEGVPGAPGQPTHSFTPQPTRPFNRKRFAPPKPKGEATTDSKPISSLSQAPECGAQSLGKAPPQASVQVPTPPARRRHGTRDSPLQGQAGHRTPGEVLECQTTMAPTVSASSSSDVASIGCSTSGSQGIFEPMDMETQEDGRTSANQRPGSKKNVQADGKIQVDGRTRGDGTQIAQRTWADRNTQVYAGTQESKRPQSDRSAQKGMVTQGRAETQLETAQAGEKVQEDRKAQADEGTQEDRRMQEETGMQSAGSAPTATEGQSKQEAVTSLGPPSRTPELPPTEGPRAPPSIECFTQIPEGSCIPEKPGFLPRSEEAAVTASRNHEQTVLGPLSGNLMLPAQPPHEGSVEQVGGERCQGPQSSGPVEAKQEDSPFQCPEEEQPGGVPCVDQGGCPPAGLSQEVPTMPSLPGTGLTASPKEGLSSTLTSQHRSSAAFLPSEDQALMSSAPTLHLGPGTPTQSHPPETMATSNEGACAQVSDVEGRTPGPRSCDPGLIDSLKNYLLLLLKLSSTETSGAGGESQVGAATGGLAPSATLTPTVEVAGLSPRTSRRILERVENNHLVQSAQTLLLSPCTSRRLTGLLDREVQAGRQALAAARGSWGPGPSSLTVPAIVVDEEGPGLASEGASEGEGEVSLEGPGLLGASQESSTGDRLGEAGGQAVPGQGPSTESIAQEPSQEEKFPGEALTGLPAATPEELALGARRKRFLPKVRAAGDGEVTTPEERESPTVSPRGPRKSLVPGSPGTPGRERRSPTQGRKATMLEVPRAEEELAAGDLSPSPKAGGLNTELALDEGKQETLAKPRKAKDLLKAPQVIRKIRVEQFPDASGSLKLWCQFFNILSDSVLTWAKDQCPVGEVGRSAGDEGPAALAIVQASPVDCGVYRCTIHNEHGSASTDFCLSPEVLSGFISREEGEVGEEIEMTPMVFAKGLADSGCWGDKLFGRLVSEELRGGGYGCVLRKASQAKVIYGLEPIFESGRTCIIKVSSLLVFGPSSETSLVGRNYDVTIQGCKIQNMSREYCKIFAAEARAAPGFGEVPEIIPLYLIYRPANNIPYATLEEDLGKPLESYCSREWGSAGAVTASSSSEAMQKCQTFQHWLYQWTNGSFLVTDLAGVDWKMTDVQIATKLRGYQGLKESCFPALLDRFASSHQCNAYCELLGLTPLKGPEVAHPQAKAKGSKSPSAGRKGSQLSPQPQKKGLPSPQGTRKSAASSKAAPQASEPVAAQLLGQPPTQEEGSKAQGMR